The following coding sequences lie in one Cydia strobilella chromosome 20, ilCydStro3.1, whole genome shotgun sequence genomic window:
- the LOC134750671 gene encoding DNA mismatch repair protein Mlh1 isoform X2, translating to MGVGFDIWVQSGVVVKSQSVNANLIHASVWTPKLASYEDGKLKGPIKACAGNNGTQITVEDLFYNVIARKRALRSPTEEYTYIMDVVGGYAVHNSHVGFTLKKFGEKTDVKTPVNSSVIENVRIIHGNSIARELMELEVKDETLKLSVHGFITNVNYSHKKGVMLLFINHRLVDSQSIRKAVDSVYATYLPKNSHAFVYLSIELDPKNVDVNVHPTKHEVQFLYEEQIIEKLKACVESKLLSCNSTRVLYTQARLPGATMVEEMVKKTTEAAKVNPSNMVRVTSDVQKIDKFFRTKPIEIDANNLENTEKTREMPAKESVKTTGNNDKMVVDEVLENSLIEEPAVTNKMPEKWRNHSALDQGNISYIDPKESFKTRTFQYERTETKLTSVKQLRMDVEKQCNSNLREILANLIFIGCIDLHKSLIQHSTKLYLCDTTRLTEELFYETLLYDFQNFGLIKLSNPLPLEELFVLGLSSQESEWNPELGDMREMAQQMCQLLTSKRAMLLEYFSLELSSDGQLLALPLLLDNHTPFMGALPTYLVRLVTEVNWDSEKECFDSLSRQTAIFYSQPNPDTTTESVKSEHWKQEHVIFPAIRRNFLPPTSFVSNGAILQIANLPDLYKVFERC from the exons ATGGGGGTAGGTTTTGACATTTGGGTACAAAGTGGGGTAGTTGTGAAAAGTCAGTCTGTCAACGCGAACCTGATCCATGCCAGTGTCTGGACCCCTAAACT GGCATCATATGAAGACGGCAAGCTAAAAGGTCCGATAAAGGCCTGTGCTGGTAACAATGGCACCCAAATCACTGTAGAAGACCTATTCTACAACGTCATAGCCCGTAAGAGAGCCCTACGGAGCCCTACCGAAGAATACACATACATTATGGATGTGGTTGGCGGGTATGCTGTGCATAATAGCCATGTTGGGTTTACGCTTAAGAAATTTGGAGAGAAGACTGATGTGAAGACACCTGTTAATTCTTCTGTTATAGAAAATGTTAGGATT ATTCACGGTAACTCAATAGCCAGAGAGCTGATGGAGCTGGAAGTAAAAGATGAAACGCTAAAGCTGTCTGTACACGGGTTCATTACGAACGTCAACTACTCGCATAAGAAAGGAGTCATGTTGCTGTTTATCAATCATCGCTTAGTTGACTCGCAAT CTATTCGTAAAGCTGTTGATTCCGTGTACGCAACGTATTTGCCAAAGAACTCTCATGCGTTTGTGTACCTCAGTATAgaattag ATCCCAAAAACGTGGACGTAAATGTGCACCCTACGAAACACGAGGTACAGTTCCTGTACGAAGAACAAATCATTGAGAAGCTAAAAGCGTGTGTTGAAAGCAAACTGCTCAGTTGTAACTCTACGCGGGTGTTGTACACGCAG GCTCGCCTACCCGGCGCTACGATGGTAGAAGAAATGGTGAAGAAAACAACGGAAGCGGCCAAAGTTAACCCCAGCAACATGGTCCGAGTGACCTCTGATGTTCAGAAGATCGACAAATTCTTCAGAACCAAACCTATTGAAATAGACGCAAATAATCTTGAAAATACTGAAAAAACGAGAGAAATGCCTGCCAAAGAAAGTGTAAAAACAACAGGGAATAATGACAAAATGGTAGTCGATGAAGTCCTAGAAAATTCACTTATAGAAGAACCAGCGGTAACAAATAAAATGCCTGAAAAATGGAGAAATCATTCCGCTCTAGACCAAGGCAATATCAGCTACATAGATCCAAAAGAATCTTTCAAAACTAGAACGTTTCAGTATGAACGGACTGAAACTAAGTTGACAAGTGTAAAGCAGTTACGGATGGATGTAGAGAAACAGTGCAATTCAAATCTGAGGGAGATATTGGccaatttgatatttattggGTGTATAGACTTGCATAAGTCGCTTATACAGCATTCGACGAAGCTGTATTTGTGTGATACGACAAGGTtaac TGAAGAATTATTCTACGAAACGCTGTTATACGACTTTCAAAACTTCGGTCTGATAAAGCTGTCGAACCCACTGCCTTTGGAGGAGTTGTTTGTGCTGGGTTTGTCTTCTCAAGAGTCGGAATGGAACCCTGAACTAG GAGACATGAGAGAGATGGCACAACAAATGTGCCAACTACTGACAAGCAAGCGAGCCATGCTTCTGGAGTATTTCTCACTGGAGCTGAGCAGCGATGGTCAACTGTTGGCGCTGCCGCTGTTGCTAG ACAACCACACACCATTCATGGGCGCATTACCAACCTACCTCGTCCGCCTCGTCACCGAAGTCAACTGGGACTCCGAGAAGGAATGTTTCGACAGCCTCAGCCGCCAAACCGCCATTTTTTACTCCCAGCCCAACCCTGATACTACCACAGAGTCGGTAAAGTCAGAGCATTGGAAGCAGGAACATGTGATATTCCCAGCTATAAGGAGGAACTTTTTACCGCCTACGAGCTTTGTGAGCAATGGAGCGATATTACAAATTGCTAATTTACCGGATTTGTACAAGGTGTTTGAGAGATGTTGA
- the LOC134750725 gene encoding uncharacterized protein LOC134750725, translating to MAEAHIGFLYNAASTLLQTERDKTHSILRSHYLMRCMQVTKGYGLPDKHFSSKARCPHCCTEWRRDTMIKVKPLKLSKRQKKRLKSRKPTAQNPNPKSLLNSNEMERICTFCKHSTVTTVLKPTKDETSNNKDEKRPITAPSNTPKQNKPKAKQPMEKKTETSIYYNAKEVFSLNNKNNALASTKPNKVIKNNKKKKDKFAGLCKQAVLTSAKLKEAKDKNKDSLLSKFLKKSS from the exons ATGGCAGAGGCACATATTGGATTTTTATATAATGCCGCATCTACTCTTCTTCAGACAGAAAGAGATAAAACGCATTCTATATTGAGAAGCCATTATTT AATGAGATGTATGCAAGTAACAAAGGGATATGGACTACCAGATAAGCACTTTTCGTCCAAAGCCAGGTGTCCTCACTGTTGCACTGAATGGCGAAGGGACACAATGATTAAG GTCAAACCCCTCAAACTCAGTAAAAGGCagaaaaaaagattaaaatCTAGGAAACCAACTGCTCAAAACCCCAATCCTAAGTCTTTATTAAATAGTAATGAAATG GAAAGGATATGCACATTCTGCAAGCATAGTACAGTGACAACAGTTTTAAAACCTACAAAGGATGAAACTTCTAATAATAAAGATGAGAAACGCCCTATAACAGCACCAAGCAACACACCCAAACAAAATAAACCAAAAGCCAAACAACCCATGGAGAAAAAAACTGAAActagtatttattataatgcTAAAGAAGTATTCTCActcaacaataaaaataatgcacTGGCTAGTACTAAACCAAACaaagtgataaaaaataataaaaagaaaaaggatAAGTTTGCTGGATTATGCAAGCAAGCTGTACTCACATCGGCAAAACTAAAGGAAGCTAAAGATAAGAACAAGGACTCATTGTTGTCAAAATTCTTGAAGAAATcttcataa
- the LOC134750724 gene encoding glycerate kinase, whose amino-acid sequence MAKTVIRDLLQIFKSSVSAVLPDNLIRNSVKYSPVNQQLVILNDKYDLQNKDVYVVGTGKAVQNMAVEIEKIMGPKIKQGIISVPVGSLKHKPSEIITYFEGANNNLPDANAENTARKVKDFVTKLGHNDVLLVLISGGGSALLPLPKKPITLEEKTRLIKKLGNAGADITELNCVRKVISDVKGGQLAIQAQPAQVVSLILSDIVGDPLDLIASAPTTENKDDVSMALNIIKKYNLFDDLPMSFKTVLSEAKKQKLFPKENVKNYLIGTNQLSINSALEEARRLNYLALTLSNIVTGNVKEVAKSYATLAKVVCHLVTGKMNLNEVKAHIGSLNIPGLNPEIVKQLVKVADKDICLVLGGEITVEVKGVGKGGRNQQLALEFSALINEMRGDFNKFEIYLLSAGTDGIDGPTDAAGAIGYLNLVADAKKENLDINIYLDNNDSYSFYKAFRSGDLHVITGHTNTNVMDIHLMIIKRCK is encoded by the coding sequence atggcTAAGACAGTGATACGTGACTTACTTCAAATTTTCAAAAGCAGTGTATCTGCAGTGCTCCCAGACAACCTGATAAGGAACTCTGTTAAATACAGTCCAGTGAATCAACAGCTAGTCATATTAAATGACAAGTATGATCTTCAAAACAAAGATGTTTACGTGGTTGGTACAGGCAAGGCCGTGCAAAATATGGCAGTGGAAATTGAGAAGATTATGGGACCTAAAATCAAACAAGGAATTATAAGTGTGCCAGTTGGGAGCCTGAAACATAAACCATCAGAAATAATAACCTATTTTGAAGGAGCCAATAACAATTTACCTGACGCAAACGCCGAAAACACTGCTAGGAAAGTAAAAGATTTTGTCACAAAATTGGGACATAATGATGtgcttttagttttaatatcagGAGGTGGCTCGGCACTGCTGCCATTACCAAAAAAGCCTATAACTTTGGAGGAGAAAACTAGGTTGATAAAGAAGCTAGGGAATGCAGGCGCCGATATAACTGAGCTAAATTGTGTCAGAAAAGTGATCTCAGATGTAAAAGGTGGTCAATTAGCCATTCAAGCACAACCCGCACAAGTTGTCTCATTAATACTCTCTGATATTGTTGGTGACCCCTTAGATTTGATTGCAAGTGCACctacaactgaaaataaagatGATGTATCTATGGcactgaatataataaaaaaatataacttattTGATGACCTTCCAATGTCATTTAAAACTGTTCTATCTGAAGCTAAAAAGCAGAAACTATTTCCAAAAGAAAATGTAAAGAATTATTTAATTGGAACTAATCAACTGAGTATAAACTCTGCCTTAGAAGAAGCAAGGCGTTTAAACTATTTAGCTCTGACATTATCAAATATTGTAACAGGCAATGTAAAAGAAGTAGCAAAGTCATATGCAACTCTTGCAAAAGTGGTCTGCCATTTAGTGACCGGGAAAATGAACTTGAATGAAGTAAAAGCACATATTGGTAGCCTAAATATTCCAGGATTAAATCCTGAGATAGTGAAACAGCTGGTTAAAGTTGCTGATAAAGATATTTGTCTGGTTCTTGGCGGGGAAATAACAGTGGAAGTCAAAGGTGTTGGCAAAGGAGGAAGGAATCAGCAACTTGCCCTTGAGTTTTCTGCACTCATAAATGAGATGAGAGGTGATTTTAATAAGTTTGAAATATATCTACTCAGTGCAGGAACAGATGGTATAGATGGGCCTACAGATGCTGCTGGTGCTATAggatatttaaatttagttgCAGATgcaaaaaaggaaaatctaGACATAAATATCTACTTGGATAACAATGATTCTTATAGCTTTTATAAAGCATTTAGGTCTGGTGATCTACATGTAATTACAGGACATACCAATACTAATGTAATGGATATAcatttaatgataataaaaagatgtaaatag
- the LOC134750565 gene encoding DNA replication licensing factor Mcm6, protein MDVADTYATQSQVKDEVGVRCQKLFQDFLEEFKEDNEIKYEKHAKELLKPELSTLEVSFDDVEKYNQNLATTLIEEYYRIYPFINQAILNYVLSLADAGMKKDLQGKECYISFVDVPTRHKVRELTTTKIGTLIRISGQIVRTHPVHPELVSGTFVCLDCQTVIKNVEQQFKYTIPTICRNPVCANRRRFMLDADKSVFVDFQKIRIQETQAELPRGCIPRSLEVILRAEAVESVQAGDRYDFTGTLIVVPDVGSLSMPGAKAELTTRTRQNNEGQMEGIKGLKALGVRELHYKTAFLACSVQAISRRFGTAELAADDMTTEDMRKQMTDKEWDKVYEMSRDRNLYNNLIASLFPSIHGNNEVKRGILLMLFGGVAKTTIEGTTLRGDINVCIVGDPSTAKSQVLKQVSEITPRAVYTSGKASSAAGLTAAVVKDEESFDFVIEAGALMLADNGVCCIDEFDKMDLADQVAIHEAMEQQTISIAKAGVRATLNARTSILAAANPIGGRYDRAKSLQQNVQLSAPIMSRFDLFFILIDETSEMVDYAIARKIVDLHCNKEESYDCVYSREDLLRYIAFARSFKPIITEEAGKLLVEYYTSLRQRDGGAGGGGAWRITARQLESMIRLAEALAKMHCSGHVQPRHVQEAHRLLNKSIIRVEQPDIHLDEDEPQYEPSMDVDQDVPNGTNGTTETPVNGDSGKKKLTLSFEEYKTLSDMLVVFMRKEEAEAETRGEESSGMKKSAVVSWYLEQLVSQGAIEDEDELLERKTLVEKVIDRLMYHDQVIIPLSTTGLKSIQKSAPEQEVEDDPLLVVHPNYVVDT, encoded by the exons ATGGATGTCGCCGACACCTATGCTACACAAAGCCAAGTGAAAGACGAAGTCGGAGTTCGTTGCCAAAAGCTCTTCCAGGACTTTTTAGAAGA GTTCAAAgaagacaatgaaataaaatacgaAAAACACGCTAAAGAGCTCCTTAAGCCTGAATTGAGTACACTAGAAGTCAGCTTTGATGATGTTGAGAAATACAACCAAAATCTTGCAACTACATTAATTGAGGAGTATTATCGAATATACCCATTTATCAATCAAGCCATTCTGAATTATGTGTTGAGCCTTGCTGATGCTGGCATGAAAAAGGACTTGCAAGGCAAGGAGTGCTATATTTCCTTTGTGGATGTGCCAACAAGACACAAAGTGAGAGAATTGACTACAACCAAAATTGGAACATTGATCAGAATCTCCGGACAGATTGTGAGAACGCATCCGGTACATCCGGAGCTGGTCTCTGGAACTTTTGTGTGTTTGGATTGCCAGACAGTGATCAAAAATGTGGAGCAACAGTTTAAG TACACCATCCCCACCATCTGCCGCAACCCCGTCTGCGCGAACCGACGCCGGTTCATGCTGGACGCAGACAAATCAGTGTTTGTGGACTTCCAGAAGATCCGCATCCAGGAGACGCAGGCTGAGCTGCCGAGAGGCTGCATTCCGAGGTCCTTGGAGGTTATATTGAGAGCTGAGGCTGTGGAATCTGTTCAG GCAGGAGACCGCTACGACTTCACAGGCACCCTGATAGTGGTGCCTGATGTTGGCTCCCTGTCCATGCCTGGTGCTAAAGCTGAGCTGACTACACGGACAAGACAGAACAATGAAGGCCAGATGGAGGGCATCAAGGGTCTCAAAGCTTTGGGAGTCAGGGAACTGCATTACAA AACAGCATTCCTGGCGTGCAGCGTGCAAGCCATTTCCCGTCGCTTCGGCACAGCGGAACTCGCCGCTGATGACATGACCACTGAAGACATGAGGAAGCAGATGACGGACAAGGAGTGGGATAAG GTATACGAAATGTCTAGAGACCGCAATCTGTACAACAACCTAATCGCCAGCCTGTTCCCCAGCATCCACGGCAACAACGAAGTCAAACGCGGCATTCTCTTGATGCTGTTCGGCGGGGTGGCTAAGACTACTATTGAAG gcACAACCCTCCGAGGCGACATAAACGTGTGCATCGTGGGCGACCCGAGTACGGCCAAGTCCCAAGTCCTGAAGCAAGTCAGTGAGATAACGCCGCGAGCCGTGTACACCAGCGGCAAAGCTTCGTCTGCAGCCGGTCTCACTGCAGCGGTTGTCAAG GACGAAGAGTCATTCGACTTTGTAATCGAGGCCGGCGCTCTGATGTTGGCGGACAACGGTGTGTGCTGCATCGATGAGTTCGACAAGATGGACTTGGCTGACCAAGTGGCCATCCATGAGGCTATGGAGCAGCAAACCATCTCGATCGCCAAG GCCGGAGTGCGCGCCACCCTCAACGCGCGCACGTCCATCCTCGCGGCCGCCAACCCCATCGGCGGCCGCTACGACCGCGCCAAGTCCCTGCAGCAGAACGTGCAGCTCTCCGCACCCATCATGTCTCGCTTCGATCTGTTCTTCATACTCATCGATGAGACTAGCGAGATGGTCGACTATGCTATTGCGAGGAAAATCGTGGATCTGCATTGCAATAAAGAAGAAAGTTACGATTGTGTGTACTCGAGAGAGGATCTGCTGAGATATATTGCGTTCGCTAGGAGCTTCAAACCGATTATTACCGAG GAAGCGGGCAAGCTCCTGGTGGAATACTACACGAGCCTGAGACAGCGCgacggcggcgccggcggcggcggcgcgtggCGCATCACGGCGCGCCAGCTCGAGTCCATGATCCGCCTCGCCGAGGCCCTCGCCAAGATGCACTGCAGCGGACACGTGCAGCCCCGACACGTGCAGGAGGCTCACAG attGCTGAACAAATCCATCATCAGAGTAGAACAGCCCGACATCCACTTGGATGAAGACGAGCCCCAATACGAACCCAGCATGGACGTCGACCAGGATGTACCCAACGGTACAAACGGCACAACAG AGACGCCAGTCAATGGAGACTCGGGCAAGAAGAAGCTGACTCTCTCCTTCGAGGAATACAAGACCCTCAGCGACATGCTGGTCGTGTTCATGAGGAAGGAAGAGGCAGAGGCGGAAACCAGAG GCGAAGAGAGCTCGGGCATGAAGAAGAGCGCTGTAGTCAGCTGGTACCTGGAACAGCTGGTGTCACAGGGAGCCATAGAAGACGAGGACGAGCTTCTAGAACGGAAGACGTTGGTCGAGAAGGTCATCGACCGACTCATGTACCAT GATCAAGTGATAATCCCGCTATCCACCACCGGCCTCAAGAGCATACAGAAGTCCGCACCAGAGCAAGAAGTGGAGGACGATCCGCTGCTAGTCGTGCATCCCAACTACGTCGTCGATACGTGA